From the Leucobacter tenebrionis genome, one window contains:
- a CDS encoding fatty acid desaturase family protein, whose translation MGGFRSTTPRSMDRRSGRAGSEFTALAKTIRDQGLLRRRYGYYWSKLIGLPLVLAGGLLVFVWIGDTWWQLFTAAFLAVVFTQIAFLGHDSAHRQIFVSGKWNDWTSLVLGDLLVGMSYGWWQHKHTRHHANPNKLGSDPDIELPVIVVAPERAAPRGRVLSWLRSHQGIFFFPILLLEGVSLHASGVRRVVTRGPLSRRWVEIGFLLVRLVGFPVLVFLVLSPGIAFVFLAVQLGLFGFYMGVSFAPNHKGMPIVPSDASFDFLRRQAMMSRNVRGGRLLDTAMGGLNYQIEHHLFPSMPRPHLRKAAPIIAAYCRSHDVPYVQTGLLASYAIIVRYINRVGLGERDVFTCPLVEQRRYFTAVPQ comes from the coding sequence ATGGGTGGGTTTCGTTCGACCACACCGCGCTCGATGGATCGGCGGAGCGGCAGGGCTGGGAGTGAGTTCACGGCCCTGGCGAAGACGATCCGGGATCAGGGGCTGTTACGTCGCCGGTATGGGTATTACTGGTCGAAGCTGATCGGCTTGCCGCTTGTGCTCGCTGGCGGTCTGCTGGTGTTCGTGTGGATCGGTGACACGTGGTGGCAGCTGTTCACGGCGGCGTTCCTGGCGGTCGTGTTCACGCAGATCGCCTTTCTCGGGCATGATTCGGCGCACCGGCAGATCTTCGTCTCTGGCAAGTGGAACGACTGGACAAGTCTCGTGCTCGGCGACCTGCTGGTGGGGATGAGCTACGGATGGTGGCAGCACAAGCACACCCGTCACCACGCGAATCCGAACAAGCTGGGATCCGATCCCGACATTGAGCTGCCGGTGATCGTCGTGGCTCCGGAGCGTGCCGCGCCGAGAGGGCGGGTCCTGTCGTGGTTGCGCTCGCATCAGGGGATCTTTTTCTTCCCGATCCTGCTCCTGGAGGGCGTCTCGCTGCATGCGTCCGGGGTGCGTCGGGTGGTCACGCGCGGTCCGTTGAGCAGAAGATGGGTCGAGATCGGGTTCCTCTTGGTCCGCCTGGTCGGTTTCCCGGTGCTCGTCTTCCTCGTGCTGTCGCCGGGCATCGCGTTCGTGTTCCTCGCGGTGCAGCTCGGGCTTTTCGGGTTCTACATGGGCGTCTCGTTCGCCCCGAACCACAAGGGGATGCCGATCGTGCCGAGCGATGCGAGCTTCGACTTCCTGCGCCGCCAGGCGATGATGAGCCGAAACGTCCGCGGCGGACGTCTGCTCGACACCGCGATGGGCGGGTTGAATTATCAGATCGAGCATCACCTGTTCCCGTCCATGCCGCGCCCTCACCTGCGCAAGGCAGCGCCCATCATCGCCGCCTACTGCCGGAGCCATGATGTGCCGTATGTGCAGACGGGGCTGCTGGCGTCCTATGCGATCATCGTGCGGTACATCAACCGTGTCGGACTCGGGGAGCGCGACGTGTTCACCTGCCCCCTGGTCGAGCAGCGCCGCTACTTCACCGCAGTCCCGCAGTGA